The sequence tttttttcccccaaaaaaGTTGGATGCAATATAGCACAGTTTTTTACGTTATTTTATACAGTCAATATTGCTCATCTTAACAACGGTATCTTTAATTTCGGAtcctactgtatgtatatatacagttgaagtcggaagtttacatacaccttagccaaatacatttaaactcagttttttataattcctgacgtttaatcatagtaaaaattccctgtcttaggtcagttaggatcaccactttattttaagaatgtgaaatgtcagaataatagtagagagaatgatttatttcagcttttatttctttcatcacattcacagtgggtcagaagtttacatactgtacactcaattagtatttggtagcattgtcttacattttttttacttgggtcaaacgtttcgggtagccttccacaagcttcccacaataagttgggttaattttggcccattcctcctgacagagctggtgtaactgagtcaggtttgtagacctccttgctcgcacacgctttttcagttctgcccacacattttctgtaggattgtggtcagggcttgtgatggccactccaataccttgactttgttgtccttaagccattttgccacaactttggaagtatgcttggggtcattgtccatttggaagacccaagctttaacttcctgactgatgtcttgagatgttgcttcaatatatccacataattttcctccctcatgatgccatctattttgtgaagtgcaccagtccctcctgcagcaaagcacccccacaacatgatgctgccacaccgtgcttcacggttgggatgttgttcttcggcttgcaagcctccccctttatcctccaaacataacggtggttattatggccaaacagttatatttttgtttcatcagaccagaggacatttctccaaaaagtacgatctttgtccccatgtgcagttgcaaaccgtagtcgagctttttcatggcggtttttgagcagtggcttcttccttgcctgagcggcctttcagtttatgtcgatataggactcgttttactgtggatatagatacttttgtacctgtttcctccagcatcttcacaaggtcctttgctgttgttctgggattgatttgcacttttcgcaccaaagtacgttcatctctaagagacacaacacctctccttcctgagcggtatgacggctgagtggtcccatggtgtttatacttgcgtactattgtttgtacagatgagcgtggtaccttcaggcgtttggaaattgctcccaaggaagaaccagacttgtggaggtctacaatttttttctgaggtcttggctgattaattttgattttcccatgatgtcaagaaaagaggcactgagtttgaaggtaggccttgaaatacatccacaggtacacctccacttgactcaaatgatatctattagcttatcagaagcttttaaagccatgacataattttctggaattttctgagctgtttaaaggcacagtcaacttagtgtatgtacacttctgacccactggaattgtgatacagtgaattataagtgaaataatctgtctgtaaacaattgttggaaagattacttgtgtcatgcacaaagtaaatgttctaaccgacttgccaaaactatagtttgttaacaagacatttgtggagtgtttgaaaaacaattttacatgactccaacctaagtgtatgtaaacttccaacttcaactgtacgtattaTACATTTTGCATCCAAAAGTTCACATCATATTAAGTTATTCTAGGATACCAATCACTCCAAATCCACCGTTGTCAATTCCATTAATGGAGGGGAGGTGGTGTCCTACTATGTTGTGGAAGCAGTAGGCACAGTGTGCAGTGGTCACCGCCTCAACCTTGGAGAAGTTGGAGAAGTCCACTCTGTACTTGCCCTCTTTGCTGCGGGAGATGATGGGCAGGAAGTTGTAACCCCACATGATCTCCTGAGGGATGAAGGAAGTCCTGACCTGGCAGGCTGAGCTGGTGGTCTCGGCTGTGCCGTCCAGAAAGACCACCAGCTCAAACTCCTGTTTATGGAAGGTGTCCTCTGCCATGTCAAAGAAAGGGCTAGCCTTGTCAATCACATGGTAGAGTGTGAGAGGGCACACAAAGAAGAGGTTGTCCTTCCCAGCGTCCATCATGAACTCAATGTTCACCTGGTCCATGATGATTGTCTCCCCATCGGGTTTGACGGTTGTCCTCAACAGCTTGCCGTAGATTTGGCTCCCGATCATCAGGGTCTTGCGTAAGTTGGCCACTCTTATTATGAGGCAAAGGAAGTCCTTCTTAGGACAGATGACAGCCATCTCACTGAATGCGATGGTCTTGGCCCTTTTCTTAGGGAGGGATATCTTGGAGACAATGACTCCACATATGAAGCAGTGTATGAGGGCCCCTATGAGAGTCTGGATAATGATGAGGGCTACAGCAACAGGACAGTGAGGGGTAATGGCGCGTACACCATACCCGATGGTGGTCTGGGTCTCtagggagaagaggaaggctgTAGTGAGACCGACGACGTTCCACACACAGGGGGTGTGGTCGTTTGAGGGGTTCTGCCACTTCAGATCCCCGTTGTTCCAGGCAATCCAGAACCACAGCAGGCTGAAGATTAACCAGCTCAGGGTGAAGGAggtgatgaagaagaagaggacaaAGCGCCAGCGGAACTCCACGAAGGTCGTCCAGAAGTCCACGAGGAAAGCAAAGTGGTTGCCGTATTTCACGTTGCCAAATTCAATGTTGCAGCGGCCATCTTTGGTCACCAGCCGAGTTCTGCGGATTCTTCGCTCCACCAGGTGGTCCTGGATGAGCTTCTGGATACCAAAAACCATTTTCTAGCTCCTGTCGTCTGTTAGAGAGGACAATGTGTTAATTTAAATTTAGTACACACCcagaaaaataaatcaaatatccTTGTCATCCAAGAACTGTTAGATATATACAGACTGAATACTATTAATACAGAATACTGGGGGTTTTCATTAATATGTTTAATCTTCCAAGATTAACCTGCATCCCACCCTGTAAC comes from Salvelinus namaycush isolate Seneca chromosome 34, SaNama_1.0, whole genome shotgun sequence and encodes:
- the LOC120028463 gene encoding ATP-sensitive inward rectifier potassium channel 1-like, encoding MVFGIQKLIQDHLVERRIRRTRLVTKDGRCNIEFGNVKYGNHFAFLVDFWTTFVEFRWRFVLFFFITSFTLSWLIFSLLWFWIAWNNGDLKWQNPSNDHTPCVWNVVGLTTAFLFSLETQTTIGYGVRAITPHCPVAVALIIIQTLIGALIHCFICGVIVSKISLPKKRAKTIAFSEMAVICPKKDFLCLIIRVANLRKTLMIGSQIYGKLLRTTVKPDGETIIMDQVNIEFMMDAGKDNLFFVCPLTLYHVIDKASPFFDMAEDTFHKQEFELVVFLDGTAETTSSACQVRTSFIPQEIMWGYNFLPIISRSKEGKYRVDFSNFSKVEAVTTAHCAYCFHNIVGHHLPSINGIDNGGFGVIGILE